In Plectropomus leopardus isolate mb unplaced genomic scaffold, YSFRI_Pleo_2.0 unplaced_scaffold21229, whole genome shotgun sequence, the genomic window GGCCTCAGTATTGCGTTTTAAACAAACTGTCTTCAGCCCTGATTTTAATTTGCAGAGAAAAAACTTTtatattctgcattttttaaaactttgtctCATGAgactttttctcctttttttctcctcagatcAGAAACTGGTTCCAGAACAGACGGATGAAGCTGAAGAGGACGGTGCAGGACGCCCTGGCTCACGCCTGCCAAGCAAACGTGGCCTCTCAGTTCATGCATTACCCCGAGCTGCAGGCCTACAGACCGGGACCCTACCCCAGATACCActcagcggcggcggcggcggcggcggcggcggcggcggcggctcAGGACGCCCCGGCCGCCTCCTACATCCATCCTCACAGCCTGCAGTACAGCTCGGCTCTGCCCAGCGTCCCCTCGCTGCCCCTGGACTCCCTCTACCAGTACGGCAGCCTCCCAGGAGTCGTGCTGCCCTCCGCCGCCGCTCCGCTCGTGGCGTCCTACCAGACCTACCCTCAGTACTACTG contains:
- the LOC121965695 gene encoding homeobox protein vex1-like, giving the protein IRNWFQNRRMKLKRTVQDALAHACQANVASQFMHYPELQAYRPGPYPRYHSAAAAAAAAAAAAAQDAPAASYIHPHSLQYSSALPSVPSLPLDSLYQYGSLPGVVLPSAAAPLVASYQTYPQYY